A part of Capsicum annuum cultivar UCD-10X-F1 chromosome 6, UCD10Xv1.1, whole genome shotgun sequence genomic DNA contains:
- the LOC107873199 gene encoding uncharacterized protein LOC107873199 codes for MGFLSFLGRVFFASVFILSAWQMFNEFGDDGGPAAKELAPKVAGLQDLLESKLGAGVPKIDVRHVVAAFMALKGMGGLLFVFGSFTGAVLLMFYLTMATPLLHDFYHYKFGEPQYFIVLQEFLQGLALFGALLYFVGMKNSINRRLPKKKTLKSKTA; via the exons ATGGGGTTCTTGTCATTTCTTGGAAGGGTCTTCTTTGCTTCTGTTTTCATCCTCTCTGCTTGGCAaat GTTCAATGAATTTGGGGATGATGGTGGGCCTGCTGCGAAGGAATTGGCTCCAAAAGTGGCAGGTCTGCAGGATCTTCTTGAATCCAAGTTGGGGGCAGGGGTACCAAAAATTGAT GTAAGGCATGTGGTAGCAGCATTCATGGCTCTAAAAGGAATGGGTGGATTGCTATTTGTATTTGGCAGCTTCACTGGTGCTGTTCTACTG ATGTTTTACTTGACAATGGCCACTCCACTTCTGCACGATTTCTACCACTATAAGTTTGGAGAGCCACAGTACTTCATTGTTCTACAAGAGTTCTTGCAG GGTCTGGCACTATTTGGTGCATTGCTGTATTTCGTGGGGATGAAGAACTCGATTAACcggaggctaccaaagaaaaagaccCTCAAGTCCAAGACAGCTTAG